ATGCTGGAATGTGGAAATGAAAAACAGGtacttgttttccttctggcaTAGCCATAATTCAAAGTAATGGCATGAGTCTCCCTGTACCAAGGCTATTGGGGTTTCTTGCACGTGAAGTCACTGCAGCCACCAGGAGCTGGGGAATGGCAGTGCAGTTCACCCAGCAGCTTTCAAGCTCTCGTCCCATGATGCCTCTGCAGGGATTGAGAAGGGCAGCTGACCACTGCACAGCCATCCTCTCACCTGGCCCCAGCAGGGCATAAGCCTGGAGGAAGGGGCAGGATCCTGGTCAGTAGGAGAGCAGACACAATGCATTGTCTGTGATGGATCATAGCAGTCACTGGTTCCAGGTCCCGTGCACTTCACTCAGGGATTTGTCCAAACTGGATCACTCTGCACATGGGTTTTGCCTGCTGAGCCAAACCTTCCTATGGAATAGCCATatgctttgttattttaaaattcttgccTGTGTGACAGTCAATAAATACTCACATTCACATTTTATAGGTGGGACACTATGTACTCGTGGGCCTCTGTTGTTCCCTAGTGTGGGAAAATGCTTGGAGATAAAAAGATAACGGTATGGAAATTATAGAGGAAAATAGGGTTGCTACCCCCTGCATGGAACAGGGCCAGCATACCTGACTTCCCACTCACTTGTAcatgctgaagaagggtggagTAGAGTACATTGTAGCCAGGCTCTTGCAGAGGATGGAACTTCAAGCTCCTTTCTGGCTGATAAGCTGCACAGGAGCTGAAAACCAAGGGAGATAAAGGAAGATGTGCTGTTGTCGAactgatgccttaagaggcctcctagaaacagagactagacaggagtgagggaagaaaagacgtatttatttgaaaggccttcaaaggtacaccccaGGAAGCCTGAAGCCATtctcaaaatggaccccaagacggaccccaggtcacgagttcttcacccttttataggtttggttcatttgcatagcagggttaattctcaaattaaagcttcagttttcccctcagcttgcccccccCCTTCgtggctctttggtttatacttttggcctaggacagtcttggTGTCCTTGGAATGCAGGGtgggagaggctttgttatgtctacctagtatgagagagcagaaattaacaggctacaagaaacttcagagttacacaccaagcagtacagaatttgaaaaatataaaagttaaaacctaaggcatcagaaTCAGCAACTGTGgttgtgaaaaacgaggttcactctcctgttagaatttaaagagtttaatataaagacaataagagacacataaaataaagcaaagggataatgGCCGGGTGCattggcgctctgccaagagcacacctgatgctcgaggtgagtcctttttataccatttttactgtctgttctctattcatattaaaacttttccaggaactgttctgcatggccactccttgggtcTGCCTTTTTAGAGCAAGCGTAGTCTTcggccttgtggttttatttcttttgattcttggggttgggcccgctaggtaagagtcgatggtagggtggatctcttaattcctcagacagtcagggctgattgcagctttgggcctctttgccccccgggcagagcggtgatagcggctctcggaccctcctggccgcccgttctcctggcagagcagcctttgggcccttttgttccctggacaaagtgttgattagcagctccttgggcctcATCCTTTgctcgcttggaggttatcttacttgctcacacttactaacattcttgctaaaacgagagaaaactacatccacacagcaaaaagcatttctaatattatataatatctaccttaatactttgcgagaagccaatactaTATGTTTATAACAGTGGTGAAATCACTCTCCTTAGGCTGACACATTATGTATACTGAGATATCCCCCCCGCCAATGTACAGCCACCCTTCACTGAACAAGCTGTATGACTAGAGCCACTCAAGCTCCAtttaaacataagaaaataGTACAAAAGTGAATTCAGAAGGGTGAGAAGTTAGGAAAGACTCCATTGTAACTTCTGGAATCAGTTGACAGGCTCAACCTCTCTTCAGTCCCATGGGGACAACTATTGGGTAAGAACAGTGTTCTATGAGTGCTAAATTCTTGTCTTGAGCTCACTTTTGTTAGGGATTAGAGCTTTTTAGTATATTGCTTTGAATTAATATATTGCTTTGAATATGTTTTTGCAGTCAGCTACTATCACCATCAATCCTTGAACCTTAACGTGTCAGAATTCTAGGCTGcatccacagcagcagggccagggaggggattctgtccctttgctctgctctggtgagacctcAACACTGCATCCAGGACATGGAACTGCGGGAGTGTGTGGCCTCCTCTGCACTAAGTTGataggactgcagccaccaccctTACAAACACAGGCTGAGAAGGTTGTCTGGAGATCTCATGgcaaccttccagtatctggagggggcctacagggaagctggagacagactcttcatcaggaactgtagtgataaAACAAGGGGGAAATTTAGACAggtattaagaagaaattcgtTACTGCGAGGGAGGCGGGGCACTGGAAcgggttgcccagggaagttctGGATGTGTTCAGGGCCAGTTTGAATAAGGCCTTTacaaacctggtctagtgggaggtgtccctgcccacggcaaaCGGTGGGACTAGACGATCTTTAAGCTCCATTCCAATCCCTTAACACTCTAAATCAATAAACATTGTTATTCCGTAACCTGTTGACTTGACCCTTCAAGGGCGCCGACAGACTAATCAATTATTAAAGGATTTCAGAAAAACCTCTCCTTTCCACCTGACACCTGGGCCGCTGTTTTGCCGCGGCCTCCGCGAAGGACAGGGCGTCCTGGTCGTCTTTGCTGCTTATCTCGGCGTGCAGCCCCGCTGCCTgcggagccccgcccgccctcagcggggccggggccgcagcCGCAGCGGGCCCGGGCGCCAGGCCTAGGGGGCGGAGGCGGCGCAGCCCGTCCCCGCCCGCGGCCCGTGCGCGGTGGCGTCACGGCGTGCTGGTGGCGCTGCCCATGGCCGAGGGCGCCGGGCCATGGCCTCGTCCGTGGTGCGCGCCACGGTGCGCGCCGTCAGCAAGCGCAGGATCCAGGCGACCCGTGCCGCCCTTACGCTGGTCAGTGCCGCGGATGGGCAGCGAGCGGGACCCGGGGGCCCGCGGCACCTCACGGGTGCGGGAGCTGCGCCACGGGCCCCCTCTGGCCCGGGCAGTGAGTCGGCCCCTGGCGACAGCGGGGGGGGCACGGGGACGAGGACGGGGACGGACCGCTCCGCCGGGCTGTGCCCGCTCGGCCGGCGTCGGTAACCCCAgcggggcggctgcggcggcgggGCTGCAGAGGGGTCTGCTTGCCCCTGCCGAGTTGAGAGGCGGAGGGAGCTCCTGCTCCTCGCCAGTCCCGCTGGGAGGAGGCCCCGCGCTGCGCCGCTCCGTCTGCGGAACCGTGGAGTTCCGGGGCAGCACCGGTGAGGCCCCTGCGAGCGCGGGGCCTTGTGGCATAGACACCCTCAAAAAGagtatttaattaaatttttttttaaaagggaaatgtGTTAGCTACGGAGGCTGACGCGTAGGTTGTTTCCAAGAAGGCTTTACATCCTGTTGTTAATAATAAAGGACGTGTATTCTGTACCAGCGCCGTACTGGAGAGGCCAAACTTGAAAACATGGTGTtcggtcataggttggactcgatgatctcagaggtcttttccagtctcTGATTCTGAGAGAGATCACTGCAGAAAAAAGTGCAGTCAGTTGTTCCGTGGAGGAACAGGGGCAGATCGAGTGCACACAGTTCAGTCGTTTGTCAGAGTAGGTAATTCCTGTTCAGTGGGTCTCTAACAACAGAACTGGTAGCGGTAATTCGAAAGGGTTGTCTACTGCAAGTCTACTTGCGGTTTGCTTTGTGTGTTTAAGCCGGCTTATAGTAAGAACTTCACATAACTAATGCATTTCTTGGTGTCTTAGAAATTTGTAGGCATGTAATGGAAATTTTGACATTTGCGTTGTGTTCTTGCATTTCTGCATCAACTAGACCTGCGTGAATGGTGAATTTTATCTGGTGTAAAGTCACAGGTTCCCTTTAGGTTAACAGGGAGAGAGAAGTAGACCATGAGCCCTCTATATCTAACTGATTTTTCTCTGCAATGTGTGTGTAAAAAAATTTTCACAAGAACAGAGCTACTTGATTGAATTATGGTAgttattttgggggaaaaaacctcaaagaaaCAACATGGATcttgacaggcttgagaggtgggCTGATACAAACAtcatgaagttcagcaaagtgaaatgcaaggtcctgcaccttgGGTTGGGGCAATCCCAGGCACACCAACAGGTTAggtggagaatggattgagagcagccctatCAAGAAGGATTTGGGTCTGATGGTTgctgagaggctggacatgacccagtgATgggcacttgcagcccagaaagccagctgtgtcctgggctgcatccaaagcagcgtgggcagcaggggagggaggggattctgcccctctgctctgccctggtgagaccgcacctggaacactgcatccagctctggggcctccAACATAAGGATGTGGAGCAAGTCCACAGGAGGCCGCAAAGTTGAtaagaggactgcagccacctccCTTACAAACACAGGCTGAGAAGGGTGGGGCTGTCCAGCTTGAAGAAGAGGAAGTTGTTTGGAGGCCTCATGGCAACCTTCCAGTATTTGAAGGGGGCccacagggaagctggagacagactcttcatcaggaactgtagtgataaAACAAGGGGGAAATTTAGacaggtattaggaagaaattcattaactgtgagggaggtgaggcactggaacgggttgcccagggaagttctGGATGTGTTCAGGGCCAGTTTGGATAAGGCCTTTACAAacctgtccctgccatggcaggggtgttggaactagatgatccttaaggttctcttccaacccaaaccgttctgatATGCTGATTCTAACAGCCAAACCCCCCAGTGTTAAGGATTAAGGATTGAATTCTTGAGGTATCTGTTTGCTGGCAGTGTGGGTGAGGAGAGGAGTGAAGAGGTGTTTTCTGTATCAATTAGGTTGAGCAGACATCTGTTTTACAGCAGTGTGTATCTTACATGCCTCAACTTTAATACATGCAAATACGCAttgcaaataaacaaaaaaatattaaaacttatATGTGTGCTTCTGTCTTTCAGACCCCTTCTGCTgtccagaaaataaaagagcttCTGAAAGATAAACCTGACCATGTAagtataatataataataagtGTGTAGGGTGTGCAAAGGTATTAGCACAACTCATGATTGCAAAGCATTTCTGGTTAACTTAGAAGTTTGAAATGAGCACTGAAGTGTTTGTTAGAGATGTTGACATCTTTTTTTGGTGGGGAATGCATTAGCTTATATGTATATCCAGCTTTGTTTTGTTACGAAATGAAATGCAGCAAACAACTGACTGTAATGACATTTCACTGTACTGTTACTGCTGAGATTAATAAAGCTGGAAAAATTTTAAGCTTCAAGTATTTTTGAGATACATTTTAGTGGAACCCTTTAGTATGGCATAGTGTTGACTTCTGATAGGGAGAGAGCTCTTCAGCTGTTGATATTAAGACGTTATTATTTAAGTTCTTGTAGGAATTCTCATTGTGAAGTATGCAGTAATAAAGTTATATTCATATGCATTGGAGAACTTCTAATTCTGAGGAAACTTGTCAGGCAGTCTGTTTTTTTAACTAATCAGTGTTTCACCAAATAATGAGTTTGTCATCTTTTCTTCCTGGGGGAAAGACACACAGAGGCTTCTTTTATAACCGTTGTAAAAGCAAACATTagcttttttttaacaagtgaGTATTATTTCAAGAAGAACATTTCTTTTATTAACAAGcccattgtttctttttcttcctgcacaTCTGCAACTAACTAGACTTACTTGTGCTAATGTTTTAAACCATCCTAAGGAAGCCCTGGGCCTACAATTGATATAGTCAGTCATTTCCTGGCTGTAGATGGTGTTTGCATTTTCCAGCCCATTATTTGTAGCAGTTCCTGTAGAGAAATGTATTACCCTTAAAGGGTCAGATGCAGTTTGTCTTGAGATCCCATTTGATGACAACTGTTGCATTTTGATACATTTTTATCACAATATTCGGACATCGATAATAAAATTGCCTCTTAGTTATGAAGCACTGGTTTGTGGAAGGTGATACTTCTTAAAGATTGTTACACACAAATAGTTTTCTACTTTGTTAAaactttttctcagtttttttccttacatgGATGCTCCTTTTGTCAGACTTGTTGAACGCTGTGAATGTTACAAACATTGACTAAGTTGGCTTTTAAGGCCAGTTAAAACAGTACACATACAGACGTATTTGATTTAGGGAGGGGTTTGCTTTTTGAGTGAGACTGGCAATAAAGGTAGTGAAAAATCAAAGTATGTTTTTCAGAACTTTGGTTTAAAGTAAGTTTTCTGATGGTGTCATTACAACAGTTCTAATCCAGTAACTGCCCTTGTTTTGGCCTCACAGCTTCATAATTATGTTACTGTCTATAATCTTGTCATAGTACCTGAATTAGCATCTGAGTAAACTGTAGTTTGAAGTCACAAAAGTATCTGTCTTTGAAATTTGACCTTTTTGAGACCAGGTTCCTACAAGAGTCCGAATGGTTCATTACTTCAAAACTGTAACATACTGTAGGGCGTGATCTGCAGCAGCAAGCACCAGATGTTTTTTTTTACCGTGGCAGTCaaatttataaaagaaaaaagaaaaagttatctCTTAATCTGTTAAAGTAATTCACTTTTGCATTTaggcagtggagaaaaataaatgtcagcATTTCGTTGTTCTGCATACTTTTTAACTTGCTATTCTGAAtaggttttaaaaaagaagtcatgcatgtggtggtgttttttgctgtttattggTTTTTAGGTTGGTGTGAAAGTAGGTGTTCGTACAAGGGGATGCAATGGACTTTCTTACACATTAGAATATACAAAATCGAAAGGAGACTCTGATGAAGAAGTAGTTCAAGATGGTGAGTTTCTGGTGCAGCAGCACAAGCTTCTCGGGTGGTGGGGATGAAACCTGGTCATTTTGAGAGAAGAAATCTGTGTTGTCAAAGTTCTGTGCATCTTGTTGGATTCACAGACTTTAAGAAAGGTATGAAATGGGTTACCGTCTGTAATGCATGGGAATTGCGTACTGAAGCTGAGATTCGGTGCCATGTTCTACAGCTTATTTTCCTCAGcatcatttttttttgtccccatTCAAAATTACAGACATTCATGTGCACACCCAAGTAACAGTTCCAGACTTTTGCCAGACTTCTATAGGCAGATTGAAAACCGTGATGAAAGTGCCCCACATTAGGCCAGGGAAACCAAGTTGTACTGGTAGTCTTCATATTTagcttcctctttttttttactggtcAAAAGAGAATTTCAAAGTGAATGATGGTTTTGCTGTatgtaatttctgctttttctcttgttttcaaGGCGTTAGAGTGTTTATTGAAAAGAAGGCACAGCTGACACTTCTAGGAACTGAAATGGACTATGTAGAAGACAAACTGTCCAGTGAATTTGTCTTCAATAATCCAAACATCAAAGGAACGTGTGGCTGTG
This genomic stretch from Corvus hawaiiensis isolate bCorHaw1 chromosome Z, bCorHaw1.pri.cur, whole genome shotgun sequence harbors:
- the ISCA1 gene encoding iron-sulfur cluster assembly 1 homolog, mitochondrial, whose translation is MASSVVRATVRAVSKRRIQATRAALTLTPSAVQKIKELLKDKPDHVGVKVGVRTRGCNGLSYTLEYTKSKGDSDEEVVQDGVRVFIEKKAQLTLLGTEMDYVEDKLSSEFVFNNPNIKGTCGCGESFNI